In the genome of Juglans microcarpa x Juglans regia isolate MS1-56 chromosome 6S, Jm3101_v1.0, whole genome shotgun sequence, the window TTTTCAGTGCTTCACATATCGCTGCTAATAAACATTAATTAACCGTAGAATTCCTATTGCGGCAACAATTTTCGCCATAATAAATACTTTTTGCAGCGCTTTCTCTATTCGATGGAAATAAATGTCGCTACAGTGATAATAGTTTTTTGCggcgaaaaaaaaaagtcaccgCAAAAACTTAACATTGAATTCTCCCTCAGAATTTTCCAAACTATGGCTGGGATTAGtggcaaatttaaaatttgctGCAAATAGTTATTACTTGCGGCGATTTTTTTTGCAGCGATCTAAAAATAGCTGGAAAAtgccttttttcttgtagtgtgcaAATTTCTCGGCTTTGCTTTTAggtgtggtttggatagtaagatgggatgagatggttttggatgaaagttgaaagttgaataaaatattattagaatattaatttataatattattattattttaaaatttaaaaaagatgaattttttattatattttgtgtgaaaatttaaaaacattgtaatgatgagatgagatgaaatgaaacactttcactatccaaacggagtTGTCTACATACAGTCCTAAAATGGCTTAcgttgtttttacagatgagataagataagatgagattaaaactgaaaattgaataaaatattgaatatattttttaatattatttttagtttgaaatttgaaaaaaaaaaactaaattgtttattttattttatatgaaaatttgaaaaaaatttaatgatatttgatataagttgagaagttttgttaaaacaaacgaggcctaattgAGAAGTCCttgatttcaatttgttttcaTCTAGGTTATTCGGACTTGGGAGAGATCCCCTTCGAACCGGATGTCGTGCAAAAGAAGGATTTACACCACCCAATAAAAATCCAACACATTGTCCttttaatgttaaaaataaatgacaCACTAGGATTAGAGTCAAGATTTAAATAGCTGTCCTCTCCTCTTTCACCAAAATCAAACTTACCCATGTTATATTATGGCATGGCGGTCGTCGAAATCGTAGCTCTCTACTATTGAAGAATAAAGTTCTGTCAAACACAATAAATTGCACACGAGATAAGGCTCTATGTATAACTACTGACAAAGATGTTGAGCAAGATAATTATCCTTTAAGATAgcatatatttgaatttattttgttaagataTAGACAACTTAGATTCAAATGTAATTAGATAAATTTACATTATTTTGAGACACTTTGTACAAACTTTAATagagaggtttggatagtgagttgagatgagatgagttgagataaaaattaaaagttgaataaaatatttttagaatattattttttaacattattattgttttgagatttgaaaaagttgagttgtttattgtattttatatgagaatttaaaaaaaattgtgatgattagatgggatgagatgagttaaaatgtttttttttttttaatccaaacctCACCTAAATCAATCGATATGTTTAGGGTTGGTAAGTTGCCAAACCCTCACTTAAGTTTATCTTTCATAGTATCAAGAGCCTAAGGGCTATGCCAATCCTACACCTATGGCTTCCAACAACTCTAGTCTTATATCTGCTCCTACTTATAACCTTCCTAATTTCACTCAATTTATATCTGCTAAACTTGATGGCACGAATAGAAGTTATTCCAAAGCTGCTACTTATCCACAATGGAGGGATGCAATGACACATGAATTTGAAGCTCTAACATCAAATGGCACACATACCTTGTGTGTCTGGCCAACCAATCACAATGTAATACGAAACAAATAGGTGTTTAAAATTAGTGGAAATAATCAAAGCACGTGTTGTAGTCAAAGGTTTTGATCAACAATGTGGCATTGATTATACAGAAACATTTAGCCCAATGATTAAACCCTCTATCATTCAGGCTCTATTGAGCTTGGCTATACATTTTGACTTGTCAATTAGGCAATTGGATATGTCCAATGCCTTATTAAATGGTTATCTTGCTGAAAAGGTTTACATGGAGTAGCCTCAAGGCTTCACTGATACCTCTCACCTTGACTATATGTGTCGACTGCACAAAGCTATTTATGGGTTAAAACAAGCTCCAAGAGCTTGGTTCAATAGACTCTCTACCTTCCTATTAGAACTTGGCTTTTAAGCTTCACTTGTGGACTCATCTTGTTTTATGTATCATAAATCACACGTTCCCTTATTTGTATtatgcttggtttggatagtgagttgaaatgagatgaaagttgaataaaatattatttaaatattatttttattttaaaatttgaaaaagttaaattgttcataatattttgtttaaaagtttgaggaagttttaatgattagattGGATGAGATAAGacaagatgagttaagatgacttcactatccaaaccaggccataatctatgttgatgatattttagttaGAGGGACACATGTTGCTATGATTACTACACTTATCACTGACCTACAACAAGAGTTCCCTCTCAAAGACCTTGGACCACTAGATCTACAAATGGCCTTCCTCTCTGCCAAGCTAAGTACATTGCAAATCTACTGAATCAACATCAAATGTTGGGTGCCAATCCATCTAAGGCTCCACGCGATCCAATTAGATGGCACTTCTCCCACAAATCCTTCATAATACAAGCAAGTGGTTGGGTACACTTTAGTATTGTACCTTAGCTCGTTCGGAAATCTCCTTCTCTATTAATCAACTATGCCAACATCTGCATTCTCCCACTTCAACTCCTGGTCTGTAGCCAAAAGAGTTTTATGTTACTTAAAGGGCTCAGCAGATCATGGTTTGCATTACACCAAAGGTCCACTACATTATTCGCTTATAGTGACTCTGACTAGGCTGCATTACACCAAAGGTCCACTACATTATTCTCTTCCAAGTACAGAAGTCGAGTATCACTCTTTGACACTCACGAGTCAATGTTGCTAAATTATTTTGGTTGAGGATGTAGTTCGAAGAATTTCAGGTTCCCCTATTGTCTATTCTCATATTGTGGTGTGACAATATTAGTGCATTGGCTCTTACATCTAGCCCTTTTTTCATGCAAGGGCCAAACATATCAAAGTggacttttattttgttttagagaAGGCAATTAACTGTGACATCTTAATCAATTCTAGATCGATCGTTTATCACCCCTATTCATGGTAGCTAACCGTGACATCTTAATCAATTCTGGACCGACCGTTTATCACCCTTACTCATGGTGGTCCCCCATCAATTTGCGAGGAGTTGTTAAAGAATAGAGTCGAGTCAAACGCAACAACTCAAGTCAGCACAACTGCACACGAAATAAGGCTCTATATATAACTACTGATAAAGATGTTGAGAAGGATAATTATCCTCTAAGATAGcataaatttgaatttaatctattgagatgagttaactTAGATTCAAAAGTAATTAGATAAGTCTACATTATTTTGAAACACTTTGTATAAACTCTATAAAATCAATTGATATGTTCAGGGTTGGTAAGTTGCTAAACCATCTCTTCAATTTATCTTTCATCTACTAGCCATATATGACCATAACACCAAATTTATGTTGTTGGTTTTGCAAGTTTTTTGTCGTTGGAGAGCCTACTAGCGATTTCATCATTCAGAGACAGATAAAATATGATGTATGCCCCGTCAATGTAAAACTGAAGATTTGCGCATCCGTATGAACCACAAGCTCAAGATTGAAAAAAACAAGTGCGGGTTCTTGGGTTCTTGGTGCCATTTTCCCAGCTAACAGTCCATAAATTTAATCCAGTTTACAAACTTCTCTTTTAGTTggtgtgtttggataatgaggtgatttcagataatctgtgaatagtagtgaaaaataataaaaaaatattaaacagtggtaaaaagtatgtgaaaagtaataattaaataataaatagcgAGATTACTCCACTTGGCCTTGTAACTCTACACTTGGCCTTGTAACTCTACACTTGGCCTCGCATAAGCTTCTCCACCGTATTCCTAATCTTAGGCACTGCACATTTTTATCTTGCTAACCCTCCAACTTATGAACTTTAGAAAATCAGGTCTCAACCACCACTGCTAACTCGGATTCTTTTTGCTCATATCCACCGCTATTGACACGCCTTTACGGTCCTTTCCTTTTAAGCAGGTTGACCCGTTTATAAATTATGTCTTAACGGGTTAACCCGTTTTGATCCGAACCCATTAACATCAAATTCAAACACTCTAATTTCATGTCGTGTTTATGTTGGGTTCAcggatcgtgtcacatattgacACCTCTAGTTACTTGCATCCACACCACTCATATTTTATCAAGGAAAATGCTTGTGTCCTGATAATGggtcacaattttttttttttttacttaatggttaagtaaatattttttaatgatgttgtaattttttttaaatgtttaaggagattaaaaaaataataaaaaaatggaaaaaaacacaaaattaaaaaaaaaaaagcccaaatgGACTTTTCGATGACTCTTCTCGTGACTTTTCTCACGTGGgtgtagcatttttctttcattaatgCAACTTACCCATGTTACGTTACGGCTGAGTGTTACTAGCAAGATTGCGCTCACAAGCTATCTTTTGCATGCTAGAGATCAATCACTATTTGAGGTTAGTAGTACTTAGAGGTGACGATATGTGACACGATCCGTAAACTTAACACGAATACGATACGAAATTAGCAGATTTGGATTTGATGTTAAAGAGTTCAGGTCAAAATAGATTGACTTGTTAAGAGATGATTATAAATGGGTCAATAACATGTCAACCTGTTTAACACGAaatcaactcgttttgacccgtttataatttattttaaaattaaaattttattattgtcaagttataatattgatatttctcagtatacttatgtttttgttgttagaattgtaatttttgacctatgtttatatttattattgtatagtttgtaatattggttttattatatgttaaaatttgaaaaatattgatatatattttttaagatattgtggttattaataaatataaattttaatttttatgtgaaattatgttaatcaagtcaaatgaattatgtattttaattcaatctatttatataaagaaaacaaatttaaatgaATCATATCgcgttaatataattttaattaattattaaacagatAAAATGAAAGACACAATAATCAAATATTCACGACACCATCCGAAAACACCATTCGCCACCACTTTGCAACTCTTACGAGCGAAGGATTAGGCAACTCCGAGGTTTCTAATAGCCAAGTTCCAACCCTCTACCCCTAAAGAGGCTCGACGGGCCTTCGGTTGAGCCTTTTCTTGCAGACTTTAACCCGTGAAAGTTAGGAGCCTTTCCAAACCAGAAGAAGAGGCGGGGCCGATGATTCAGGCAACTGAGTCTCAAATCTCGAACCTTTCCAAACCAGAAGATGAGGGAGGCCGATGATTGAGGCAACTCTCAAATCTCGAACTGGGTAACCATTCTTCCTACTTATCTCCTAAATCAAATAGTTTTTGTCTCAACCAAATCAAATGCTACGTTTCATTTGCTCAAAATTGCCCCAAAAACTGAGGCACAGACCTTCGAAACCTAGCCACGCAAACTTTTTCTCAACCTCCTCCCTCAAACCCACCTCAGAACTTCCTAATCGCGAGGATCCACAATCTCTGATAGTCTCCTTCCTCCAAAATTCATGTGGGCTTTCGTTCGAATCAGCCATTTTGTATTCCAAGAAGCTCAACATTGAGAACGTAAAGAATACCAACTCCGTTCTAGACCTGTTGAGAAATCACGGTTTGAGGCTGACCCACATCAGGAACTTAATTAGAATTCGTCCACCATTGATTTCGGCTGATTTAGAGAATACCCTTATGCCCAACATGAAAGTGTTTGAATCCTTGGGGTTTTCTGGTTCAGGTCTCGCCAGAATGCTTAGCAAATACCCCGCTGTGCTAGAAAGTGATGCACACGCTGTTGTTGAGTTTTTTAGGGCACATGGTTTTAGTTATGAGCAAATAACAACTTTGACGATGAAGCGTCCCTCATTGTATATGTATAATGCTGACAAGATTTTTAAGCCGAAGCTGGAGTTTTTCAAATCGTTAGGCTTGTCAGATCTTGAAATTGCACAGCTTTTATCCTCTGAGCCTTGTATTCTAACAAGGAGCCTCGAAAAACAAATCATTCCGTGTGTTCAAGAGCTTAGACGGGTTCTTGGCACTGATGAGAATGTCTTAAAGGTTATAAAGGCATGCTACCTAATACTCGAATCAAACATGGTTCATATGCTACAGCCCAACATCGACACGTTGAAAAGCCATGGTGTTCCCCAGTCATTAGTTTTGAAACTCATCCTTATAAAACCACTGTCAGTGCTTATCTGCGGCAATCGGTTTGGTGAGATTGTTAGTGAAGTTATGAAATTGGGTTTTGATCCCAATTATCTGTCGTTTGTTCTAGCCATCAGGTCCATGGCACTAAATAGTAAGCCACTGTGGGAGCAGAAGGTGGGAGCTTTTAGAAGTTTTGGTTTGTCAGAGGATGAAATTTATTTGGCATTCAAGCGGCAACCCTTGTGTATGACTTCTTCAGAGAAGAAGATTAAGAAAGTTATGGGTTTCTTTGTGAACAAACTGAAGATGAAGCCTTCTATGATCTCCAAGAGTCCAAATCTTCTACTGCATAGCTTGGAGAGGCGGATTATTCCGAGGTGTTCAGTTCTGCAAGTTTTGATGTTGAAGGGGTTAATCAAGGAGGATATTGGCATCCCTTATATGGTCACAATGGCCGAGAAGAAATTCATGGTGAAATTTGTGAGCAAGTATCAAAATGAGGTTCCTGATGTTGTTAGAGCGCACCAAGGGAAGATTGAATTTCAAGGGCTCCCCATAGCCATGGATATGAGTACTTTTGACATAATCAAATGAGGCATTGGCTAAAGATCATGAGTTCAGTTTTGGTTCAACATGTTTGCAGTTGGGTAAATTACTTTTTGGAGGTGTCTCAGAAACTTTATATGGTAATTGTCCTTgattttgattccttttttatttgcccctcaattatcattttactgTTTTGATTTGCTCTTATTATCAAACTGATCCATTTGTCCATATCcatctaaaaagaaaatattgagaatTCCATATACCCATGGAGCTACCACATATGGCCTCAAATAGTAATACATGTCCCAAATCTGACCACCTCAGCCTTAGAAAATAaagatgatgaaataaaaattcataaaaaattcagcCTTAGTAATACGGGACACATAAATTTTGTGAATGTGGATTATTGAGTCTACACTCAATAATTGAATTGAGGATGGTAGTTGTGGATTGGGctagtattataattttgtgatttggGGTTCTACGGTTCTGTTTCAACTTGCAAGCAACACTACATAGGTTAATGTTTGCTTTCTTATAATGCTTTGGTAACCTGTAATTCAAGGGATTGTTTGCCTGCACAGAGTATTTCCAATGCTTGTGAGTCTTTCcagaagagaggagaaaagaaaaaagaaaaagaaaaaaaaaggaaaatgctcaGCTTGGCTGAAACTTCATTCCTGCTACAACCTGGGTTGATTAAAAGACACATAATTTGTGtgcacatatttatatattggcAGATTCATAAGAAAGTGATGTTTTGGTCATTAATAGTGTTCAGACAAAGTAAGTTTACTCATATGTAATATGTAATACTCTGGTGTGTGTATAACTCTGTTATGGTGGTGTAACTCTGTTCTCACCTCTcatgtttattacatttttttaaggtgCTGTTATTTCTAGAAAAAGTAGCAAATTCATGTATTAATACTGAAGGGTAGGATGATGCTTCCATATCgtggagaaaaaggaagaagcacTTTTTGCCAGAAACTGCACAGTTTTCATGCCAATGCACATTTTTATATTGACGCTCTCATATTGACTGCCAGATACGGAGACAAACACAAGCTAGCAGGATTTTCTGATTTTGCTGGTTTATGATGGGTTGAAATGTTATGAACAAAATGTTCAGGATCCATTGCCCATAGTTCATAGTCTCTATCCATTGTCTTTGTTTTTAATTACCTGTTGTGAATTGTAGAATTGGGCAGTGAATTGTGGAATTGGATGTTGTGGAATGCTGCAGTATTTTACTGATTGGTGCAATTagatgttgtaattttattgtcTCTAGTGTAAAGAGTTGTTTTGTTAGGATTTTTTACAGTTTGTCTCTACCAATcaaatgttaattataatttgatttttaattaacatatgattggtagaattgtaaaatatgacaaaaataaattagaaaaaaatattattattaaattaataatattttattattattttggttaatAGATGAATAATTTAATGTGGAAACAGGTTTTGAGTGGAATAGTCAAATGTAAAATCGTGtaatattatgcaaattatgACTTTGCATTTAcataatccaatgctaataTTCAGGTGCATCATGTGTTACTCATCTCACtccccttaattttttttcctctctcggtttattatttttaattttttgcccccttataaattttaatttttataaatc includes:
- the LOC121236485 gene encoding uncharacterized protein LOC121236485 isoform X2, whose product is MLRFICSKLPQKLRHRPSKPSHANFFSTSSLKPTSELPNREDPQSLIVSFLQNSCGLSFESAILYSKKLNIENVKNTNSVLDLLRNHGLRLTHIRNLIRIRPPLISADLENTLMPNMKVFESLGFSGSGLARMLSKYPAVLESDAHAVVEFFRAHGFSYEQITTLTMKRPSLYMYNADKIFKPKLEFFKSLGLSDLEIAQLLSSEPCILTRSLEKQIIPCVQELRRVLGTDENVLKVIKACYLILESNMVHMLQPNIDTLKSHGVPQSLVLKLILIKPLSVLICGNRFGEIVSEVMKLGFDPNYLSFVLAIRSMALNSKPLWEQKVGAFRSFGLSEDEIYLAFKRQPLCMTSSEKKIKKVMGFFVNKLKMKPSMISKSPNLLLHSLERRIIPRCSVLQVLMLKGLIKEDIGIPYMVTMAEKKFMVKFVSKYQNEVPDVVRAHQGKIEFQGLPIAMDMMMLPYRGEKGRSTFYQKLHSFHANAHFYIDSLILTSRYGDEPKLAGFSDFAGL